In a genomic window of Glycine max cultivar Williams 82 chromosome 13, Glycine_max_v4.0, whole genome shotgun sequence:
- the LOC102663446 gene encoding uncharacterized protein, producing MSNESMKEPLRGTQIRRCKHKLTKEEEAVVKATTKHEVGVEIQDQMLERLLNNKNLKNMTQNSLNRPMIKEECQAPNQNQSKGRQDPEANLAKGEDDDVEDNTLLLMMTTNTEVGNDDTWYLDSGCSNHMTGHKEWLVSFDMKKKSKVKFVDNRVIEVEGTSDVLIQRKD from the exons ATGAGCAACGAATCAATGAAAGAACCACTAAGAGGCACACAGATCAGGCGTTGCAAGCATAAACTCACAAAAGAGGAGGAAGCAGTGGTAAAAGCTACAACAAAACACGAGGTAGGGGTAGAGATCCAAGATCAAATGCTGGAAAGGCTCCTCAACAACAAGAACCTGAAAAACATGACTCAGAACAGCCTGAATCGTCCAATGATAAAGGAGG AATGCCAGGCACCAAATCAGAATCAGTCCAAAGGGAGACAAGATCCAGAAGCAAACTTGGCAAAAGGTGAAGATGATGATGTAGAAGATAACACCTTGTTattgatgatgacaacaaatACAGAGGTTGGAAACGATGATACTTGGTATCTTGACTCAGGATGCTCCAATCATATGACTGGACATAAAGAGTGGCTGGTGAGTTTtgatatgaagaagaaaagcaagGTCAAATTCGTAGACAATAGAGTCATTGAAGTAGAAGGAACTAGTGATGTGCTTATCCAAAGGAAAGATTGA